In the Microscilla marina ATCC 23134 genome, AAAAAAAGCACCCTCAATGGTGAGAGTGCTCATTATCTTATGAACAATGTCTGGCAGTAGGGCTTATTTTTTTACATATACTTGTATCTCGCTTCCTTCGGCGGAAGATAGCCCCATGCTTTTTTTGTTGATGTATACAATTTTTTGGCTAAAATCTGCCCCTCCTTTGATGTTCTTGAAGTACATCCGCTTGTTTTTGATGTGGTAACTATAGTTACCCATCATTCCCATATCTACTTGTTTACCCCTAAAGCTCAGGTAAGACGGCATCCCTTGGTCGGCAGGGCGGTACACCCAATCGCCCTGGAGCAATGCTGCATCATTGCTGGGAATTTCCACCACCCGCGTCCACTTTATTACGTTGCCACTACTGGTTTTTTCTACCAACCTGTCAAAGGTAAGCGTCACTATCTGACTGGTATAAGTTTGCCCCATTCCTTTGTAAATAATTTTGTTGCCTTTGACCTGATAGTTGATAGGTTCGGCTTCGGTATAAGTCACTTGCCCGTTTGTGAATACTGCCCTGGGGGCAGCAGTGGCAGACTCCCACACACCTATAATGAGGGTGGGGTTGGGCGATTGTTGGGCTTGTGCCAATGCCATACAACAGCCCAGCAACCAAGCGCAGAGTAATGCTTTTTTCATCGTTAAATTTATTAAAAATTCTACAAGTAATTACCTTCTAATTTATGAACAGTCAATTTGCGTAAAGCAAACACCGATGTGAGTTTATAAAGCCCTTTTACCCCTCCGAAAACTGAGATAAATCGTTTTTCGCAGATGTTATAAAATCTTCTATCTCCTCAAAAAACACTTGATCAAATACAGTACCTTTGGGCATTTCTGCCACTGCTTCTACCAAATTGGCAAGTGGAGGCAAGGCAAGCTGATGTTGTGCCAGCAAGCTATTTACTTGAATGAGCAATTCGTTGGTTTGTGTGGCATCGTACACCTCCCAAAAACCTCGCTCCGAAAACTCAGCCCCTACCATAGAGAGCATGGTCATGAGCTCAGGGTGCTTTTTTCTCAAAAGCTTCAGTTGCAATCGGTCTTTAGTATCAAAGCCCGTCAGCACATGATAACTTTCTGTTTGTGTTGCCCAAGCCATTATTTCTACGATTGTATCTTTTAATGCTGGATTGGGTGCTTGTATATATAACTCCATTTGTACCATTATTTTATCCATCACTGTGGAGCTTTCGCCCAATTTAGTCCGCAAGCGTGTCAAGGCGTAGGTTACAAAACCCACCTTAAAAGCCTTGTCTACCCGATTGATTTTTTGGGCAAGTTCTATTTCGGCTTTAGCTTCAGCTTGTTCCCGTTTTTCTTCTTCGGTATACACAATTTTGGTAGGCACCTCATCAAAATGTAATGCATCAATACCAATGCGTTGTACCGAGTGTCCTTTTTGCCGGGCACGAATCAGCCCTACAGTATGAGCATAGTTGGGCAGTTGGGTGTTGGTTTTGAGCATAGATTGGATAAAGTGAAGGGTATTGCCTTTGTTGCATTCATAGATTTTAGCTTTAAATTCGAACAGGTGCACAAAGCGGCTCAATATATCTTCAAAAATTCGTGAAACCTCTTCTGCCACTGCTGCAAACTTACCTTCGGCAGGTAGCTCGTCTTCTTCAAAAATATTGAGTAACATTTCTATGTATTCTCTAAAGTCTTGTACCAGTAACTGGTTGTCAAACTCCCTCTCGGTAGCAAGTTCTGCCCATATTTGCTCAATAAACACCTGTACCTGATCGTACTTGAGTGGGTGTTGGGCAAAGGTGAGTTCTAACAGCAACGTGGCAAATACAAAACGCTCCTGGCCACTGAGGTCAGCCAGGTTTTTGTCGTATACTTTATAGGTGCGCTGGTTGAAGTGTTCTAAAAAAACATCTTTAGAATGTACAGGTGTGGTAAATATTCCTTGAAAAAGCGTTTTTTGCGTAACTGTGTCTACTATGCGGTACAAAAACGGGTGATCTGCCTCAAAAATAATCATTTCGTGCCGTTCAGGTTCTTCATAAAAAGCCGCGCCTCCTACTGCCACCATATAACTCACCGCTGCCGCTTCTAATCCCTCTTTGGTTACCTTTACTTTCACCTCTTGAGCTATGTCATCTACCTTTAGGAGTTCGGCACTGTCGAGCATAGGCGCAAAATCGTCCGACGCGGCAAACAATGCTTCCAGCCCCATTTGTTCGGCAAATTCGGCTAGTTGTATACTGCTGGTGGTTTCAAATTTGGGCAGCAAAAAGTAAAAATAAGGAGCAGGTACAAACTCCTCTTGCCAAGCGTCCAACTCGTGCCCTTGGAGCGGGTTTATAAAATCAGCCAGGCCTGCTTTTTCATACGGTAAGTATACCTCTAACCCTATCCGCCCATCGTTGAGCATCAGCCGCAAGGCGTGAAAGCGGTCTTTCTTGAGGTAATAAGCCTCCGCTCGTCCTTCGTCGGTATCTTGGGTGATGTTCATATATTCGCACAGGTCTTCGCTCCCGTCTAGCTTATAAAAAAACTCGGCACTGTTGCCTATCTCGCTAAACTCGCGCGACCAAAACCCCTTGAGGTATAAGGCACTGAGCAATACCGCTACTGTTTGCTCGTGCAAAGGAATGGGCAATTGCGGAATCATACCATTGGTTTGCTCGTTTGCCCATTGGTTTATCCTATCTATGCTGGTGGGGGGCGGGTCATCCAGCGCAAACCACTCCATCGGAAAACGCGTGTTGAGGGTGCGGGCGTAGTGGGGGTGTACTTGAACATGGGCAGCGTACCACAAACTATTGGCAAGCTGTACCTGTGTATAGTTGTGGTGGTATTCAGTGGCAGGTTTTGCTATGCCCAACAACGATTCAGTAGTGACTTGTAGCTCTGCCAAATAACTGTTTACTTCCTCTTCTGTTATCTCCAGTGCTTGGAGCAAGGCTTGGCGACTTGCCCCTTGGGTGCCGGGCAAGGCCAGCCCCAGCAAAACCTCAAGGCTCAAGGGCGAAAACAATAAGTTGCTATAGCCTTGCTTGGCTATTTGTAGGCAGAGTAGTTTTTGAGAAATTTTTTGCATAATTTTACTTTATAACTGACCCTTCGCAGTAGATATTTTTGGTTAATTCAGAAAAAATACAGCGTTGTTTTATAAGTGCGTCAGCTGGATTCAGCCTTATTTTGTGGGCGTTAAGAAATTTGAGTAATGAAGCCGTAAAAACAGATCACTGTTTGAGCCACAGGCGAGTTTGAGCTGTTTCGGCGTAATGAAACAAATTTTAGCAACCACAAAATACAGCTGCGGGGTTTTGGTTCCTTTTGACCTGGAGCAAAAGGAACGGCTTACAAAAACCCGATTCTTGAATTATTAAATCAATTTTGATATACTGCTAAAGTATACAAAAGAACAAATTTTTAACCTGAGAAAGCTCAGTTTATTATTTAGGGAGCAACCAGTAAATAAAGTACGTGTTTTCAGTGAAAGAGCACCTCCAAACTGAAAACTTACAGCCCCGAACTTGATTCGGGGGTTATTTTTTTTTCGTTCCTTAATTCAACTCTTTGATATAATCGCGGGCAGGCACAAACTGCACATATTTGAGAAACAACGGAGTAAGTTTCTTGATCAAAGTTTGGTTACCCTCTTGCACCAAAGCCCCATAATTTTCGGCAAGCATCAAGTCACGGGCAAGCCCTTGCTCCGTGTTTTTTATAATCCAGGCAAGTTCTTTTTCCCGGTCAATTTTTTGAGAGTCCAATACCTTTTTGCTGTAGGCAATGTAGCGCCAGTGTTGGTTGTGTTCGTGGATGTAGCTACAGTAGGGGAGGGTTTTCAGGGCGCGGGGTTGGTTCAGGCTAAATTTGTAAGTAAAGCTATAATTGTAACCTTTGGGTATTACTTTGAGCGGGCTCTTGTTGTTTGCCACGGGCTGATACCACCGAAAACGCATCAATTGGTGGGCTTCGGTATATAATATAGCTGTTCTTGCCCACTGCAAAAACTCTCCCGAACATTGGCTACTCAGGCAAAATTGCTGTAGGCGCTTAAGCTCAGATCGGGTGTATTGGGTCACGCTGTCTTGTAGTTGGGCAAAGGTCAAATCACGCATCCACTCATGATAAGGTGCTGAGCGAGTTTGGTAGTTTTTCCACTGAGTGATAGTTTGGTTGAGGCTGGTGCTGGGGCTTTCGCCCAAAAACTCTACAAGGTTTTTTGTATTACCAATGGGCATCCAGTTTACTTGTAGCTTTTCGCCAGGGCGTATGTATATGCTTTGGGTGTGCGAACGATACTTTAAAAATACCCGTCCCTCGTAGTATTTCTGAAAACGCACCTTATAGCTGCCATCACCATTTATATAAGCGTGGTTGGCTTGTTGATTAAAAAAATCCTGTGTTACTACGGTCAGCTTTTTGGGCAGCTTGAGGGTTTTAAACTGTGCTACCTTGCCATATATTTCAGTAGTGTATTGGTTGTTTTGAGCAAAGCCATCTGTAGCACTCAGGCATAACAAGGCCCCCAGGGCAATGATGTAGTTGATCTTGTACTTCATTTATCTTTTACTTTCCTTTCTTGGTTGTTGTCTGTTTCGACGCCTGAATATACACAAAAACTTCACCGTAAAGCTTATCCAGTTTTTGCTCTAGTACACAATAGCGAGTAAGCAGAGTCAATAAAGCCTTGGCAGTAGTGTTGGGGCGGGCGTTGAGTTCTTGTTGCCACCAATAATCTGTAGCAGGTGCGCTCAACCTGGTTAATTGTTGTTGCAAATCGTGCACAGTAGCGAGTTTTTCGGGTAAAGGGGAGGCCAACAAAGCCAATTGCTGGGTGGCGGCCAAACGATGGTATTGGGCAGAGCGTAAAACAGGGGCAAACATTCCTTTCCATAATTGGGCAGGAAAATTAAATTGCTCTTTTTGTTGCAGCAATTGGCTCAAAGTATCTTTCATTACCTGGTGGTAGTCATAGCTTAGCCCCAACTGCCCCGCATTGGTTTGTAGTTCTTGTAGCAATTGAGCTTTTGCGTTTTTGACCACCTTTTTTTGGGCGCGTTCTTTTTTCAATGCTGCGCTCGTTATTTTGTCATTTTCTACTGCTTTCATCCCCAAATACACCCCTGAAGTAACAGCAGCAGTCAGTACAAAAAACCAGACAATCCAAGCATATATTCTTTTCATAGTTTGTGTTTTTTCTTAGCTACAAGGTTCACATGGCAGGCAAAAACGTCATTTTTTTTGTTGAATAGTTGCGTGTGAGGCAGCCTTTGGTATTGGTGCCTGGCTCGGAAAAGGAGTAGGTTGAAAAAAAGTTTTGTAATTTTTTTCATAAAAAAACAAGTTGATTGCATGAGTGTGAATGTCGGTTTAGCAATTGATTAACAATTTATAAAAAATATTGAAGCGTGGTATAGAAACCATAGAATATCAATGCTTTAGCTTTGTTTACCACCTATACATTGGCGATATGGGGAGCTATAAAAATGGCGTAATATGGGTTTTAGCTTGAACACTTTTGCCAAAAAACGGTTGCCATTTTTTTTCAAAAAGCACCAATCCGTTTGCCTTAGACACCCCGTAAGTAGGTCAGTTTTTAGTTGTTCCGGATCAATCAAAAATTGTTTTTAATTCAAAAATCAATCATCAACTCTAAAATTTAGACCAATGAAAATCAGATTCGTTTTCGCTTTATTGACTGTATTTGCTTTATCGTTTCAAGCCCAAGCCCAAAACAAAGACATTGTAGACCTTGCTGTAGGCAATAAAAACTTGTCAACCCTGGTAGCTGCCGTAAAAGCAGGAGATTTGGTAAACACGCTAAAGAGCGAAGGACCATTTACAGTATTTGCACCAACGAACGATGCTTTTGCTGCTTTGCCCAAAGGCACGTTGGATTTTTTGCTAAAACCTGAAAACAAAAAGGCTTTAGTAAAAGTTCTAACCTACCACGTGGTAGCCGCCAAAGCAATGTCAGGTGGTCTCAAAGATTACCAAAAGGTAGCATCGGTACAAGGAGAAAAAATTAAAATAGTGAAGAAAGGCGGCAAAGTTTGGATCAATGGAGCCGAAGTAGTAATTGCCGATGTAAAAGCCAAAAATGGCGTAGTACACGTGATCAATAAAGTGATATTGCCTCCTTCTATGGCAAAGAAGAGTAAATAATAGATGTTTGTTTGTATTAGTTTAGTTTAAGACAGAAACTAAATACGCGAGGCGGAATCCGCCTCGCGTATTTTTTTATATGTAAAGTTCTGGTGACTTGCTCATATTGCCACACCATTGATGCTCCTATTTACTTGCTTAGGCAGATTGTTAGGTGCTGGTAAGCATATTATATATGAACAACATAGATTGTTTTTACACCATAATTACTTTAGTTTTGACTCATTATTAAACCAAGACTTTTTTGTCTACTAATTCAAAACTAATTTATGAAAATCTTACCTAAACTATTTTTAGTATCCAGTTTATTTATTTTTATGATCATGGCGGTGCCTGCATCTGCCCAAAGTAAAAAGAAAATAGGGGAGGAGTGCACCAAAGACGCAGACTGTAAAACAGGAAAATCGGTAATGGTTACCGTAAAAGGGCGCAGAAAAAGGATATGCGCCGACTGTAGTCAATCGTCGTTGGACAGTTATACGCGCAAAGTAACTACTTTTTGCAAATCATTTGATGCTGCCTGGACACCCGCTAAGAGCCCGGAATATCAACGTGCTTTGGCAAAAGATGGTAGAGTACAAGTAAAAGTATATGATCTGATTGCTGACAAAGCAAAAAAATGTAAAAAAGCCCGTGAAGATCGGGAGAAAGCTTGTTTTGGGGGAGGCGATGCCGACCATATACGTGCAATTAACCACGTGAAAGGCAGCATTAGCAGAATTGTAAAACACAAATACACGCAAATAAAAGACAAAAGAGTGTTTTATTGTTCTGTAAGCAATTATAACAGCAAACTGACTCGTTTTAAAGACAAGTGCAAACTTCGTTTTCAGGACATTAAGCGAGACCTTACTATTATGAAGAAAGACTACGACAGTGGCAAAAAGGTGAATTGTAGTAAGATACAGCGGTATGAAAGTGATTGTGAGAAGTGTTACGAAAAAGCAAAAGAGTTGTTAAGTTATGGGTTTTCGGGTAGCACCTCTAAAATGCCTGATGACTACTTAAAAACACTAAAAAAAGCAGAGAAAAATTTTAGGCAAGCAAAAGATTTGCACAGCAAGGTAAAAGGAAAAAGCCTGTGTAATTAATAAGCACAGCCGACATCAATTGCATAAAATACGCGATATGGATTTTGTTCCATTCGCGTATTTTTTTATCAAAACTTGACAAGCATGGCGTATCACTGAAGCCATTACTTCAGGTACTTCCAACTAAATGTAGCAAGCACCGCCCCCAGTATAGGCGCAGTAAGGTATACCCAAAGGCTGTTGAGGTTGCCTGATGCCACTGCTGGAGCAATAGATCGTGCCGGGTTCATTGATGCCCCCGATATGGGACCGGCAAACCAAGCCTCAAACAATACTACCCCACCTACAGCAACGGCCGTAAACTGACTGACCGATGGGTCGTTTTGGCTTACCATAAGTATCACCAACATCAACAGATAGGTCAGTATCACCTCCAGAATAAATGATTGCAAATCGCTGCCTGCCGGAATAGTTTCGCCCAGTCCCACACTTTCAGGAAACATGAGTCGCAGGCTACCCGATGCAAGCAAAGCCCCAATAAGTTGGCTGGTAATATAGGGAACGAGTTCTTTTTTAGGAAAAATATCAGTCAGCGCAAAGGCTATACTCACGGCTGGGTTGATATGTGCTCCAGAGAGCTTACCAAATGCAAAAATTAACGCCATTACTACCAAACCAAAAGTAACGGCAATGCCTGCATGGGTCACTGTTCCCTGAGTATGCTGGTTGATTACTATTGCTCCGGTTCCACAAAATACCAAGGCATAAGTGCCTATGATTTCAGCCACGTATTTTTTCATCGCTTAATTGTCGTCAGAATTGTTTTTAAGTCTTAATTCATAGATTTGTTTTTCGAGCGCCATCGCTTCGTTTACGTCCTGCAAACCTTCTTGCGCTTCGGTGTATTCGGGGGTAATGGTGAGCGCCTCCATAAAAGCTTTTTTGGCAGCGTAAAGCTTGCCCTCGGCACGATAAATAAGCCCCAGGTTCAAGTAAGCCTCATCGGGGTCGCCTTCTAGTTGGGTGGCGTGGTTATGCAGTTCTTTAGCTTCTTCAAACTCTCCTGCTTTTGCCAAACAAGCACCTTTTAGTATATATCCCAAGGTTTCGTCTGGCTCAAGGTCAATCAATTTTTGATAAAAATCAGCTGCTTCGTTAAACTTACCCTGTAGGTCTTTCAAATCACCTTTTACCTGATAGTAATGCTTTTTGATGACGTGATTCAATCGTTCGGGGCGGGGCACATCCATCGGAAACTCATCCAATATGCGTTCTGCATCTTCAAAGCGGTGTAAGCCAATCAAAATATTGGCTTTGAGTAACTTAGCTGGCTCTGAGTCGGCATCAAGCTCTTCGTAATATTCAATACACAGCAATGCCTGACAGTTTGCTCTGTTTCCAAAATGCTCCAAAGCTTTGTCATACCAATCCATTTCATTGTCATCTTCCATAAAGAGCTTTTTATTTTTTACTTAAATAATTAGTCCAGCTGCCAAATATAAGCAAGGTAAAAAAGAATTATATCAATTATCAAAAACAATCGGGTATACATATTAGCTCTAAGAGAAGCTCAACACGACAATTGTTGTGGGAGATAATGTAAAGCAATTGTAACTTGTGGCCTTATTTAGGAACATGTTCAAAATCAGTAACGAAAGTCAGTGAAGAGAACCGCAGAACGAAGTTCAAGCTCTACGAAGCTAATAGGTTCTAAATCGGACAGCTTCAAAGTCCCGATTTCTTATCGGGGTTATTGTTGAGGGCTACGCCCGAAATCCCGTTTACGGGGCGATCACGTTCCTTAGTTACACCAACCCAATAATGTACAATGCAAAACAAATACAAAGATTTTCAAACCCTGTTTTTATTTATTGTTCTGTGGTTAAGTGCGCTTTGCCCTATGGCAATACAAGCACAAGACTATATGCCCAAAATCTTGTCGATGCAGTCACGGGCAAAGTTAATCAACGATTGGCTCTATATTCGAGCTAAAACGGTACTCCCTGCATTGATGAAACACGAAGACATTGATATGTGGATTATCATGTCGCGCGAGTACAACGAAGACCCTGTCATTGAAACCATGTTGCCTGCCGAGTGGATGGCGGCTCGTCGTCGTACTATTTTGGTGATGTACCAACCCAAACAAGGCAGTCTAGAAACCCTTGCCATTGCCCGTTATGATGTAGGCAAGGTGTTTAAACGTGCCTGGAACCCAGAAAAACAACCCAATCAGTGGAAAGCCCTTGCAGACGTAATAGCTCAACGAAACCCTCAAAAAATTGCCTTGAATTATTCCAAAGAGTTTGGGCTGGCCGATGGAGTAAATTGGAAAGAAATGGAAGAGTTGAAAGCCAACCTTTCGGCTAAATTTGTAAAAAAAATAGTGTCGGGCGAGCGTTTGGCAATTGGTTGGCTGGAAACGCGCACTCCACAAGAAATGGCAGTATATAGCCAGGTGATGCGCATTGCTCACCAAATTATCAGTGAAGGTTTTTCTGAAAAAGTGATTCAACCTGGAGTGACTACCACTCAAGATGTGCAATGGTGGTACCGCGACCGGATTGCCGAGCTCAAACTACAGGCTTGGTTTCACCCCTCGGTAGATATACAACGCAACGATGCAAATCGCAACGAACAAAGCCGGAGTTTTGCCTCCAAACCAGGCGAAGAAGTCATTATGCCAGGCGATTTGATCCACGTAGACTTTGGCATTACCTATTTACGCCTCAATACTGATACCCAGCAACACGCTTACATTCTTAAGCCTGACGAAACCGAAGCACCTAAAGGTTTGCGCGATGCTTTTAAGGTGGGTATGCGTTTGCAAGACATTCTCACCGATCAGTTTAAAGTAGGACGTACTGGAAACGAAGTGTTGAAACGAGCATTGACACAAGCCAACCAAGAAGGCATTGAGGCCACCATTTATACCCATCCTATTGGGTTTCATGGGCACGCTGCCGGACCTACTATAGGGCTTTGGGACCAACAAGGGGGCGTTCCTGGCAAAGGAGACTATCCTTTGCATTACAACACGGCTTATTCTATAGAGTTAAACGCCAAAGTAAAAATACCTGAATGGAATAATAAAAAGATAAGAGTAATGTTGGAAGAGGACGGATATTTCGACAAAACAGGGTTTCAATACATTGGTGGCAGACAAAAGCAAATTTTACTGATTCCACGCCCAATGAGGCATTTAGATGTGAAAAAACGTAAATAGGAGAGTAGTGGTTTTAGTTTAGCCTGTGTTATACGTGGTTAAACAATTCATAGTATGCTTTTTTTCAGTAGTTGATGAATTGTATAGAAAAGTGTTTAAAAGCTATGATGTTCTGTTTTACAGATAATCATTAAAGCCCCCGAAGGGGCTAAAAATTAATGATAGCAGTGCTTTGCAAACAGTTTAAACCCTGTAACAGTACTATCGGTTGTCTGCCTAATCTTCAAGCAATATATTACCCTCAAGGTATAAGCTAGACTTTCCGGCAAGTTTTACCCGCTCGCCTTGGTGTTGGCAGTGTACAATGCCCCCTCTGGGCGAAACCTGGTGGGCTACCAAAGTAGTTTTATTGAGGCGTTTTGCCCAATAAGGAACCAAACTGGTGTGTGCCGATCCGGTGACAGGATCTTCGTCGATGCCCGATTGGGGAGCAAAAAAGCGTGAAACAAAATCAATACTGGTATCTTTGGCAGGAGCGGTTACAATGATGCCCCGTGCTTCTACCCTTGCCACCCAGTGAAAATTAGGTTGTAGAGCTTCTACTTGATCTTGAGTATCAAATACCAGCATATAATCTGTTTTGCCTTTCCATATCTCAGTGGGCACCACACCAAAACCTTGGATAAGTGCTTCGGGCAAGTCTGTTTTTTCCAATACATCTGTCGGAAAATCAAGCTCTAGCTGCTCTTTATTTTGAGTAACCGTAAGTGTACCGCTTCGGTGCGACTGGAATACTACTTGTTTGTTTTTTTGTTCCAGTAAGTTTAGAATCACGTGTGCCGAGGCCAAAGTAGCGTGTCCGCATAAGTCAACCTCAGTAGCAGGGGTAAACCATCTGATGTCGTAATGGTCTTTTCGTTTGATAATATAAGCTGTTTCGGCAAGATTGTTTTCAGCTGCAATGTTTTGCAGCAATTCGTCCGACAACCAGTCTTTTTCTAAGGTAACCACTGCCGCAGGATTTCCTTTAAACACTGCATCGGCAAAAGCATCCACTTGGTATATGGGCAATTTTTTCATTTGTGTTAACACGAAAGGCGTTATTTTGTTGAAAATATGTGAGCTGATTCCGCTACTTCTTTTAATGGAAGTAAGCGTATTTTATATGCTATATAATGTCTAACTTATGGGTGTCTCTGCAATAAAGACAACCATACAAGGGTCAAACAATTTAATCAAGGTTTTGGTTTGAAGAATTACTTGACATCAGGCGGAAACCCTAGTTTAGACGCACGGGCTTTCCACTGTTCCCGTGCCAGGGCCTGCATATCTTGGGTGCTGTCAAACTCATCAACAATTTCCAGCCCAAGCAAGGTTTCCAGCACATCTTCCATAGTTACAATCCCTGACATACCCCCGTACTGGTCTACTGACAGGGCTATGTGTTCGCGTTTTTTCAAAAACTGCTCAAATAACGCCGGGATACGGGTTTCTTCAGGAATAATCATTATTTTTCGTTTAATGGCACTCAGAGGCACATTGCGTTCATCAGATGCCATTTTATCAAGCAGGTCGTGTTTGTGAATAAAACCCACCACCTGGTCTATGTTCTGCTGGTAAATAGGAATACGCGACACACGTAAAAATTTCTTATCATCAAAAAGTTCCTGTACGGTCAGGTTTTCATCAGCAGCAAGTACTACTGTGCGCGGAGTCATCACATCTTTGACCAAAATAGAGTTAAAACGCAACATGTTTTTTATTACGCGCGACTCTCCTTCTTGAAACACCCCTTCTTTTTCGCCTATGTCGGTCATTACAGCCAGTTCACCTCTAGTAATAGAGGCTTCTTCTTTGCTGCTGGCAAGCCATTTAGTGATAACCTGAGAGATAAGCACCAATGGGTACAACACCTTGGTAATTACATTGAGTACATTTACCGTAAAGGGCGTTAACTGTTTCCAATAGGCGGCTCCAATAGATTTGGGGATAATTTCTGATAAAATTAAGATCAGTAAAGTTAATACTCCTGATACATACCCCAAGTACTCGGCACCAAATACCAAACTAGCTTGTGCACCCACCCCCGCAGCACCTATAGTATGCGCAATGGTATTGAGCGATAAAATAGCCGAAAGAGGCTTGTCAACATTTTGCTTGAGTTCTTTTACCTTTACCCCCAAACGACTCCCCTTTTGCGCCAGAGATGCCGCATAAGAAGGCGTAATACTTAATAAAACAGCCTCTAGCACTGAGCAAAGAAAAGAAACCAAGATGGCAAGGCATAAATAAAAAATCAGTAATAACATCGCAAGATGAATTTAGTTGGGTGTTTATATATTATTTATAAGGAGTAATAAAAGCCCCGGTTTGTATAAGTTGGGGTATATGTCAGGGGCAAAGGTATCTTAAATTGATTAGTCTGACAAATGGCAAACGCATCAGATGAGCTTTTTTGTAGTATACTAAGATCAATTATTTTCAGTTAAAGAGTTAACCTTTGGTTGTTTTTGGTCTATAAATGCTCAAAGAACTACTTTTTGGGCATAAAACCAGTCTCAATCAGGGTAAACTGATTTTTTGAAAAATTATTGTTTTTTCTGCGACCTTTTTCCTCGGAAAGTCGTATATTGATGTAATAAAGAAAACTGATTTATACTTTAACACATATCCAATGTGAAGTAATGTACTCAAAATAAGTTTTCAGCCTTACCAGAAAAGACAGTTAATTGTGAATATGTTACTAAGCACCACTAAACTATCATGCATAAATTTATACTATTAATATCATTGGCAATTTGGGTGAGTGCATGCAATTCTGATCAAAAAGATAAGCAGCAAACACAAGCACATAAAAAAAAGCTGGAAGAAGCTTCATTGGCTCAAAGTCAGGAGAAGCTACCTCAAAAAAATGTGAAGGAGGCGCCAGAGGTAAAAGAAGGAGATGAAGGGTACCTTGTAGAACATCCGGAAAAAAAAGATGCAAATGCTCAGAGTAGAATGAGCGCCATCGAGCGGTTGAAACTAAAAGGTTCGGCTCAACTTGAATACGCCAAAAAAGACTTTCAGGTCTTAAGAGAAGATACCACCATTACCATTGACAATAATGCGTTTGTGATTCATTTCCAAACTACTTGTTTGAACGATGGTGGAGTAGCACAGGAGGTGATCCCAATGGATGGAAGAGATCATCGTACTTATTTGATTTCTCATAATTACAAAACAGAAGTTTCGGTGAAGCTCAACGGGAAATCTACCGGAAAA is a window encoding:
- a CDS encoding lipocalin-like domain-containing protein, which gives rise to MKKALLCAWLLGCCMALAQAQQSPNPTLIIGVWESATAAPRAVFTNGQVTYTEAEPINYQVKGNKIIYKGMGQTYTSQIVTLTFDRLVEKTSSGNVIKWTRVVEIPSNDAALLQGDWVYRPADQGMPSYLSFRGKQVDMGMMGNYSYHIKNKRMYFKNIKGGADFSQKIVYINKKSMGLSSAEGSEIQVYVKK
- a CDS encoding serpin family protein, which encodes MQKISQKLLCLQIAKQGYSNLLFSPLSLEVLLGLALPGTQGASRQALLQALEITEEEVNSYLAELQVTTESLLGIAKPATEYHHNYTQVQLANSLWYAAHVQVHPHYARTLNTRFPMEWFALDDPPPTSIDRINQWANEQTNGMIPQLPIPLHEQTVAVLLSALYLKGFWSREFSEIGNSAEFFYKLDGSEDLCEYMNITQDTDEGRAEAYYLKKDRFHALRLMLNDGRIGLEVYLPYEKAGLADFINPLQGHELDAWQEEFVPAPYFYFLLPKFETTSSIQLAEFAEQMGLEALFAASDDFAPMLDSAELLKVDDIAQEVKVKVTKEGLEAAAVSYMVAVGGAAFYEEPERHEMIIFEADHPFLYRIVDTVTQKTLFQGIFTTPVHSKDVFLEHFNQRTYKVYDKNLADLSGQERFVFATLLLELTFAQHPLKYDQVQVFIEQIWAELATEREFDNQLLVQDFREYIEMLLNIFEEDELPAEGKFAAVAEEVSRIFEDILSRFVHLFEFKAKIYECNKGNTLHFIQSMLKTNTQLPNYAHTVGLIRARQKGHSVQRIGIDALHFDEVPTKIVYTEEEKREQAEAKAEIELAQKINRVDKAFKVGFVTYALTRLRTKLGESSTVMDKIMVQMELYIQAPNPALKDTIVEIMAWATQTESYHVLTGFDTKDRLQLKLLRKKHPELMTMLSMVGAEFSERGFWEVYDATQTNELLIQVNSLLAQHQLALPPLANLVEAVAEMPKGTVFDQVFFEEIEDFITSAKNDLSQFSEG
- a CDS encoding fasciclin domain-containing protein, with product MKIRFVFALLTVFALSFQAQAQNKDIVDLAVGNKNLSTLVAAVKAGDLVNTLKSEGPFTVFAPTNDAFAALPKGTLDFLLKPENKKALVKVLTYHVVAAKAMSGGLKDYQKVASVQGEKIKIVKKGGKVWINGAEVVIADVKAKNGVVHVINKVILPPSMAKKSK
- a CDS encoding aquaporin, whose amino-acid sequence is MKKYVAEIIGTYALVFCGTGAIVINQHTQGTVTHAGIAVTFGLVVMALIFAFGKLSGAHINPAVSIAFALTDIFPKKELVPYITSQLIGALLASGSLRLMFPESVGLGETIPAGSDLQSFILEVILTYLLMLVILMVSQNDPSVSQFTAVAVGGVVLFEAWFAGPISGASMNPARSIAPAVASGNLNSLWVYLTAPILGAVLATFSWKYLK
- a CDS encoding tetratricopeptide repeat protein → MEDDNEMDWYDKALEHFGNRANCQALLCIEYYEELDADSEPAKLLKANILIGLHRFEDAERILDEFPMDVPRPERLNHVIKKHYYQVKGDLKDLQGKFNEAADFYQKLIDLEPDETLGYILKGACLAKAGEFEEAKELHNHATQLEGDPDEAYLNLGLIYRAEGKLYAAKKAFMEALTITPEYTEAQEGLQDVNEAMALEKQIYELRLKNNSDDN
- a CDS encoding M24 family metallopeptidase, yielding MQNKYKDFQTLFLFIVLWLSALCPMAIQAQDYMPKILSMQSRAKLINDWLYIRAKTVLPALMKHEDIDMWIIMSREYNEDPVIETMLPAEWMAARRRTILVMYQPKQGSLETLAIARYDVGKVFKRAWNPEKQPNQWKALADVIAQRNPQKIALNYSKEFGLADGVNWKEMEELKANLSAKFVKKIVSGERLAIGWLETRTPQEMAVYSQVMRIAHQIISEGFSEKVIQPGVTTTQDVQWWYRDRIAELKLQAWFHPSVDIQRNDANRNEQSRSFASKPGEEVIMPGDLIHVDFGITYLRLNTDTQQHAYILKPDETEAPKGLRDAFKVGMRLQDILTDQFKVGRTGNEVLKRALTQANQEGIEATIYTHPIGFHGHAAGPTIGLWDQQGGVPGKGDYPLHYNTAYSIELNAKVKIPEWNNKKIRVMLEEDGYFDKTGFQYIGGRQKQILLIPRPMRHLDVKKRK